In Syntrophomonadaceae bacterium, the DNA window CGGTTATTTGATGCCGGCCTTTGCGATAGTGCTGCTCATGTTATTAATGGCAAAACCGGCCTTTATTTTCTTCAGCCAAAAAGGCCCCGGCTCCCTGCATGCACCGGTAGCTCTTTCACTTGTTGCCGGTTTGGCCATCGGGGCCGTCTTACAGCGGACCAGGCTCTGCACAGCCGGTGGCATCCGGGATGCTGTTTTATTAAAAGACTTTTATCTCTTATGGGGCTTACTGGCGGTCTTTCTGGTCGCCCTTTTGGGGAACCTTTTGTTTAATTTCGGCCAGTTTAAGTTGGGGTTTGTCGGCCAGCCAGTGGCCCATAGTCAGCACTTATGGAATTTCCTGGGCATGTTTCTGGCTGGCACGGCCGCTGTAATGCTGGGCGGGTGTCCTCTGCGGCAGACGATTCTTGCAGGGGAGGGAGATATCGATGCCGGGGTCACAGTTTTGGGGATGCTGGTCGGCGCTGCTTTTAGCCACAATTTTGGCATGGCTGCCAGTGCACAGGGCGTATCGGCCAACGCTCAGATTGGAGTTCTAATTGGCATAGTTGTAGTTTTTTTGATCGGTTTGGGTGTCATAGCCCATAACCTGGGTATGCATAGAAAGGAGCGGATTGGAATTGGCAGCTAGTCTTCAGGTAGATGCCAGGGGGCGGTCCTGCCCGGAACCGGTTGTGATGGCCAAAAAGGCAGTTGATCAGGGGCATAATGATTTTACGGTGCTTGTTGATTCTGAAGGGGCCAGGGAAAATGTCAGCCGTTTTCTCAGGAGCCAAGGTCTTAAAGTCCAGGTTGAGATGCGGGACGGCGAGTATGTTCTGCGGGTTAATGGATGAGCGGGTATTGCTATGCCACCTTTCACTCTGAATATGATGCCCTGGTGTTCGAGCGGGTGATGAAGGAATGCGGGTTGCCGGTAAAGCTCTTGCCGGTGCCCCGCTTTTTGAGTTCCAGCTGCGGGGTTGCCGCCAGGTTCAGCGCAAATCTTTATGAACAGGTTGTGGCTACATGCAACAACCGTAACCTGCAGTACGATGGAATTATGGGGACACCATACTAAATTATCTAGAAGACTAAAGTTTCCTTGCGAGCTTTGAAACGATATTGGGATAGATTTGTGGCCACACACACCCGGAGCCCGAAAAGAAAAGGGTTCTAACTTCTTACCCATAATTCGGTATGGTGTCCCCTGAATTCCCCCGGAATACGGGGCAAGCTGAGCTAGCCGGATAAGATCTTAATCAGCTCACCAACATCAGTAACGGGCAAAAGACAGGAGTGATTGCGGCAAACATAAAGAGTTGCCTTGCCGTCAACAGCTTGCATGTCTTCGGTAAAAGGCGCCAGCTTAACCAGTTCGCTACCCGGTTCTCCTGACGGGCGCTGCAAAACGA includes these proteins:
- a CDS encoding YedE-related selenium metabolism membrane protein, with amino-acid sequence MERWKILLAGSLVGFFGVLLVKFGNPVNMGVCVACFVRDIAGALGMHRAEMVQYIRPEIAGFILGSFVIALFFKEFRPRGGSAPLIRFVLGFFLMTGALVFLGCPLRMILRLANGDLNALVGLFGFTAGIIAGIQFIKQGFSLGRSYSQTRVSGYLMPAFAIVLLMLLMAKPAFIFFSQKGPGSLHAPVALSLVAGLAIGAVLQRTRLCTAGGIRDAVLLKDFYLLWGLLAVFLVALLGNLLFNFGQFKLGFVGQPVAHSQHLWNFLGMFLAGTAAVMLGGCPLRQTILAGEGDIDAGVTVLGMLVGAAFSHNFGMAASAQGVSANAQIGVLIGIVVVFLIGLGVIAHNLGMHRKERIGIGS
- a CDS encoding sulfurtransferase TusA family protein, yielding MAKKAVDQGHNDFTVLVDSEGARENVSRFLRSQGLKVQVEMRDGEYVLRVNG
- a CDS encoding DUF3343 domain-containing protein, which codes for MSGYCYATFHSEYDALVFERVMKECGLPVKLLPVPRFLSSSCGVAARFSANLYEQVVATCNNRNLQYDGIMGTPY